In Arthrobacter citreus, a single genomic region encodes these proteins:
- a CDS encoding elongation factor Ts has protein sequence MAITAQMVKELREKTGAGMMDCKKALTETEGNMEKAIDYLREKGIAKAAKKGDRIAAEGLTFVEVSGNDAVLIEVNSETDFVAKNEGFKELGSILAKHIVANKPATVEEALAQTMENGETLETFINHSIAKIGEKISLRRFELVSKTDADAFGAYLHSGGRIGVLSVVEGTTKEDVAKDVSMHIAAINPKYISRDAVSQEEVEHERGILTQQALNEGKPENIVAKMVEGRIGKYFEEICLLDQSFVKNPDVKVGQFVKAANGTVTSFVRYEVGEGLEKREDNFAEEVMNQVKGN, from the coding sequence ATGGCAATCACTGCACAAATGGTAAAAGAATTACGTGAAAAAACTGGCGCTGGTATGATGGATTGTAAAAAAGCATTAACTGAAACTGAAGGTAACATGGAAAAAGCAATCGACTACCTTCGTGAAAAAGGGATCGCAAAAGCTGCTAAAAAAGGTGATCGTATCGCTGCTGAAGGTTTAACTTTCGTTGAAGTTTCTGGAAACGATGCAGTACTAATCGAAGTAAACTCTGAAACTGATTTCGTTGCTAAAAACGAAGGTTTCAAAGAATTAGGTTCTATTTTAGCTAAACACATTGTTGCTAACAAACCTGCAACTGTTGAAGAAGCTTTAGCTCAAACAATGGAAAACGGTGAAACTCTTGAAACTTTCATCAACCATTCAATCGCTAAAATCGGAGAAAAAATCTCTTTACGTCGTTTTGAACTAGTTTCTAAAACAGATGCTGACGCATTTGGTGCATACTTACACAGTGGTGGACGTATCGGTGTTCTTTCAGTTGTAGAAGGAACTACTAAAGAAGACGTTGCTAAAGACGTTTCTATGCACATCGCTGCAATCAACCCTAAATATATCTCTCGTGATGCTGTTTCTCAAGAAGAAGTTGAGCATGAGCGTGGAATTTTAACTCAACAAGCATTAAACGAAGGTAAACCAGAAAACATCGTTGCTAAAATGGTTGAAGGACGTATTGGTAAATACTTCGAAGAAATCTGCTTATTAGATCAATCTTTCGTTAAAAACCCAGACGTTAAAGTAGGTCAATTCGTTAAAGCTGCTAACGGAACTGTTACATCTTTCGTTCGTTATGAAGTTGGAGAAGGCTTAGAAAAACGTGAAGATAACTTTGCTGAAGAAGTAATGAATCAAGTTAAAGGTAACTAA
- the rpsB gene encoding 30S ribosomal protein S2 encodes MSVISMKQLLEAGVHFGHQTRRWNPKMKRYIFTERNGIYIIDLQKTVKKVEECYNVMKGIAAEGGNILFVGTKKQAQEAIKDEAIRSGMYFINQRWLGGTLTNFQTIQKRVKRLKDIERMQEDGTFEVLPKKEVIQLKKELERLEKFLGGIKDMKQLPDALFVVDPRKERIAVAEARKLNIPIIGIVDTNCDPDEIDHVIPANDDAIRAVKLLTSKMADAILEAKQGEETTA; translated from the coding sequence ATGTCAGTAATTTCTATGAAGCAATTATTAGAAGCTGGTGTTCACTTCGGTCACCAAACTCGCCGTTGGAACCCAAAAATGAAACGTTACATCTTCACTGAGCGTAACGGTATCTACATCATCGACCTACAAAAAACAGTTAAAAAGGTTGAAGAATGTTACAACGTAATGAAAGGTATCGCTGCTGAAGGTGGAAACATCCTTTTCGTTGGTACTAAAAAACAAGCTCAAGAAGCTATTAAAGACGAAGCAATTCGTTCTGGAATGTACTTCATCAACCAACGTTGGTTAGGTGGAACATTAACAAACTTCCAAACAATCCAAAAACGTGTTAAACGTTTAAAAGATATCGAAAGAATGCAAGAAGATGGCACTTTTGAAGTGTTACCTAAGAAAGAAGTTATTCAACTTAAAAAAGAATTAGAACGTCTTGAAAAATTCCTAGGCGGAATCAAAGACATGAAGCAACTTCCTGATGCATTATTCGTTGTTGATCCTCGTAAAGAGCGTATCGCTGTTGCTGAAGCTCGTAAGTTAAACATTCCTATCATCGGTATTGTTGACACTAACTGTGATCCAGATGAAATCGATCACGTTATCCCAGCAAACGACGATGCTATTAGAGCTGTAAAACTTCTTACATCAAAAATGGCAGATGCGATTCTTGAAGCGAAACAAGGCGAAGAAACAACTGCTTAA
- a CDS encoding FliA/WhiG family RNA polymerase sigma factor — MQVQKNVSQSYWKTWIEDRDVNAGDALVRIYMPLVHFQVNRIAHRLPSNVSRDDLRSFAMMGLYDALEKFDPNRDLKFETYASIRISGNIMDGLRKEDWLPRTTRDKAKKIDYAIEKLEPTLQRKVTPEEIAQYTGFSSKEVVNVINDVFFSNMLSFDDQIKDDGDGQVNFIQTIRNHETLTPEEEILKDEQIKQLAETIVAELNEKEQMVISLFYHEELTFTEIGSIINLSTSRVSQIHAKAIFKLRDFFSNN, encoded by the coding sequence TTGCAAGTTCAAAAAAATGTTTCACAAAGTTATTGGAAAACGTGGATAGAGGATCGCGATGTAAATGCAGGAGATGCGTTAGTTCGCATTTATATGCCATTAGTTCATTTTCAAGTTAATCGTATAGCTCATAGATTACCTTCAAATGTCAGTAGAGATGATTTAAGAAGTTTTGCGATGATGGGCTTATATGACGCATTAGAGAAGTTCGATCCAAATAGGGATTTAAAGTTTGAAACCTATGCTTCAATTAGAATAAGTGGAAATATAATGGATGGTCTTCGAAAAGAGGATTGGCTACCTAGAACTACGAGAGATAAAGCTAAGAAAATTGATTATGCTATTGAAAAGCTAGAACCAACGCTTCAGCGCAAAGTCACCCCAGAAGAAATTGCACAATATACTGGTTTTTCCTCAAAAGAAGTTGTTAATGTCATTAATGATGTATTTTTTTCAAATATGTTATCATTTGATGACCAAATAAAAGATGATGGAGATGGACAAGTAAATTTTATCCAGACGATTAGAAATCACGAAACATTAACACCAGAAGAGGAAATACTGAAGGATGAACAAATTAAACAGTTAGCCGAGACGATTGTTGCTGAATTAAATGAGAAAGAACAAATGGTTATTAGCTTGTTTTATCATGAAGAATTAACATTTACTGAAATAGGGTCAATTATTAACTTGTCTACATCTAGAGTTTCTCAAATCCATGCAAAAGCAATTTTTAAACTTAGGGATTTTTTTAGTAATAACTAG
- the codY gene encoding GTP-sensing pleiotropic transcriptional regulator CodY, whose product MQLLEKTRKINKLLQQSAGKPVNFKEMADTLEEVIESNVFILSRKGKLLGYGLHQKIENERMQKMFSDRQFPEEYTQTLFNINETSSNIDINSEYTAFPVENKDLFSGGLTTIVPIIGGGERLGTLVLARINQDFENDDLILAEYGATVVGMEILREKAEEIEEEARSKAVVQMAISSLSYSELEAIEHIFEELNGYEGLLVASKIADRVGITRSVIVNALRKLESAGVIESRSLGMKGTYIKVLNDKFLLELEKLKSN is encoded by the coding sequence ATGCAATTATTAGAAAAAACAAGAAAGATTAATAAGTTATTACAACAATCTGCAGGTAAACCAGTAAACTTTAAAGAAATGGCTGATACATTAGAAGAAGTAATTGAATCAAACGTATTTATTTTAAGCCGTAAAGGGAAGTTATTAGGTTATGGTCTTCACCAAAAAATCGAAAATGAGCGTATGCAAAAAATGTTCAGTGATCGCCAATTCCCTGAAGAGTACACTCAAACCCTATTTAATATTAATGAAACTTCTTCAAATATAGATATTAACAGTGAATACACTGCATTCCCAGTTGAAAATAAAGATTTATTTTCTGGTGGTTTAACAACGATTGTTCCAATTATCGGTGGTGGTGAGCGTTTAGGTACTCTAGTACTAGCGCGAATTAATCAAGATTTTGAAAATGACGATTTAATCTTAGCTGAATATGGCGCAACAGTAGTAGGTATGGAAATTCTACGTGAAAAAGCTGAAGAAATTGAAGAAGAAGCAAGAAGTAAAGCTGTTGTACAAATGGCTATTTCATCTCTTTCTTATAGCGAATTAGAAGCAATTGAGCATATTTTTGAAGAATTAAATGGTTACGAAGGTTTATTAGTAGCAAGTAAAATTGCTGACCGTGTTGGAATTACAAGATCTGTGATCGTAAACGCACTACGTAAATTAGAAAGTGCTGGTGTTATCGAATCTAGATCACTAGGAATGAAAGGTACTTATATTAAAGTACTAAATGATAAATTCTTATTAGAATTAGAAAAATTAAAGTCTAACTAA
- the hslU gene encoding HslU--HslV peptidase ATPase subunit, which produces MSTSFTPRQIVEKLDQYIVGQQQAKKAVAIALRNRYRRSLLEESFREEISPKNILMIGPTGVGKTEIARRMAKLVGAPFIKVEATKFTEVGYVGRDVESMIRDLTQTAIRIVKEERMNKVKEQAEKNANTRLVKLLVPSMKKQASFKNPLEMLFNQDAQNSNAEQEENDTELTSKRRNIEFQLLSGKLEEELVSVEVEQQQAPMLDFMQGTGMEQMGMNFQESLGSLFPKKTKKRKLSVKEARKILTNEEAQKLIDMDEVTQEAVYRAEQLGIIFIDEIDKIASKQNSTQDVSREGVQRDILPIVEGSTVVTKYGPIKTDHILFIAAGAFHISKPSDLIPELQGRFPIRVELGKLSVDDFVRILVEPDFSIIKQYKALLSTEGIQIEFSDDAIRRIAEIAFDVNQTTDNIGARRLHTIMERLLEDLSFEASEIQMGTIMITPQYVNEKLANIAKDKDISQFIL; this is translated from the coding sequence ATGAGTACTTCTTTCACGCCTCGTCAAATTGTTGAAAAACTAGATCAATATATTGTTGGACAGCAACAAGCGAAAAAAGCAGTAGCAATTGCACTCAGAAATCGATATCGTAGAAGTTTACTTGAAGAGTCATTCCGAGAAGAGATTTCACCAAAAAATATATTAATGATTGGCCCAACTGGTGTAGGTAAAACTGAAATTGCTAGAAGGATGGCAAAATTAGTTGGAGCTCCTTTCATTAAAGTTGAAGCTACTAAATTTACTGAGGTTGGTTATGTTGGTAGAGATGTTGAATCAATGATTCGTGATTTAACCCAAACTGCCATTCGAATAGTAAAAGAAGAGCGTATGAATAAGGTGAAAGAACAAGCTGAAAAAAATGCTAATACTAGATTAGTAAAACTTCTTGTACCGAGTATGAAAAAACAAGCTTCATTTAAAAACCCACTTGAGATGCTTTTTAATCAAGATGCACAAAACTCGAATGCTGAGCAAGAAGAGAATGATACAGAATTAACGTCTAAAAGAAGAAATATAGAATTTCAACTTTTATCTGGAAAACTAGAAGAAGAACTTGTTTCTGTTGAAGTAGAACAACAGCAAGCTCCAATGCTAGATTTCATGCAAGGAACTGGAATGGAACAAATGGGGATGAACTTTCAAGAGTCATTGGGTAGTTTATTTCCAAAGAAAACTAAAAAAAGAAAGCTTTCCGTTAAAGAAGCTCGTAAAATTTTAACAAATGAAGAAGCTCAGAAATTAATTGATATGGATGAAGTAACCCAGGAAGCAGTTTATAGGGCTGAACAATTAGGTATTATTTTCATAGATGAAATTGATAAGATTGCAAGTAAACAAAACTCTACTCAAGATGTTTCTAGAGAAGGAGTACAAAGAGATATCTTACCAATTGTTGAAGGTAGTACAGTTGTAACAAAGTATGGACCAATCAAAACGGATCATATTCTATTTATTGCAGCGGGAGCATTTCATATTTCAAAACCTTCTGATCTAATACCTGAATTACAAGGGCGCTTCCCAATTCGTGTAGAATTAGGAAAGCTATCTGTTGATGACTTTGTTCGGATTTTAGTTGAACCAGATTTTTCAATTATTAAACAATATAAAGCATTATTGTCTACAGAAGGTATACAAATCGAATTTTCTGACGATGCTATACGTAGAATAGCAGAAATAGCATTTGATGTTAATCAGACTACTGACAATATTGGTGCGAGAAGATTGCATACGATTATGGAAAGACTTCTTGAGGATTTATCGTTTGAAGCTTCTGAGATTCAAATGGGTACAATCATGATTACACCACAATACGTAAATGAAAAACTCGCAAATATTGCAAAAGATAAAGACATAAGTCAATTCATTTTATAG
- the hslV gene encoding ATP-dependent protease subunit HslV, producing MSNFHATTIFAISHNGKSAMAGDGQVTFGNAVVMKHTARKVRKLFNGKVLAGFAGSVADAFTLFELFEGKLVEYNGNIQRAAVELAKKWRTDRVLHKLEALLIVMDHNSLLLISGTGEVIEPDDGILAIGSGGNYALAAGRALKENAGDNLSAKQIAYASLKTASDICVYTNGNIILEELE from the coding sequence ATGTCCAATTTTCATGCTACAACGATTTTCGCAATTAGCCACAATGGAAAAAGTGCCATGGCAGGTGATGGTCAAGTAACTTTTGGTAATGCAGTAGTAATGAAGCACACTGCAAGAAAGGTTAGAAAGCTTTTTAATGGAAAAGTTTTAGCTGGATTTGCAGGGTCAGTTGCAGATGCATTTACTTTATTCGAACTTTTTGAGGGCAAGTTAGTTGAATATAATGGTAATATTCAACGAGCTGCTGTTGAATTAGCAAAAAAATGGAGAACAGATCGAGTATTACATAAACTTGAAGCCTTACTGATTGTAATGGATCATAATTCATTATTATTAATTTCTGGTACTGGTGAAGTAATTGAACCTGATGATGGAATTCTTGCAATTGGTTCTGGAGGGAATTACGCCCTTGCAGCAGGCCGTGCATTAAAGGAAAACGCAGGTGACAATCTTTCAGCAAAACAAATTGCTTATGCAAGTTTAAAGACTGCTAGTGATATTTGTGTTTATACGAACGGAAATATAATATTAGAAGAATTAGAATAG
- the xerC gene encoding tyrosine recombinase XerC, producing MNIKILCQLFIQYLQLEKNSSQYTLNSYKKIVEQFLVFMEQQSIISFSSVTYSDVRLYLTTLHDKQLSRRTVSKHISCLRSFYRFLMRENEAKENPFVLASLPKKETMIPRFLYKEELEKLFKVSDLDTELGQRNQAILELLYATGMRVSECCSLKLKDIDFQIGTILVTGKGNKQRYIPFGSYAEKALHTYIEDGRNRLIVANKQINDDLFLNHRGTRLTARGVRGILEKMINDTSLTNKIYPHMLRHTFATHMLDNGADIRSVQELLGHENLSSTQIYTHVTKERLQKVYNLHHPRA from the coding sequence TTGAATATTAAAATATTGTGTCAATTGTTCATTCAGTATTTACAATTAGAGAAAAACTCTTCACAATACACATTAAATAGTTATAAAAAAATTGTTGAACAATTTCTAGTTTTTATGGAACAACAATCCATTATTTCATTTTCTTCAGTTACTTATTCTGATGTTCGTCTCTATTTAACAACTTTGCATGACAAACAGCTATCAAGACGTACAGTCTCAAAACATATTTCTTGTTTAAGAAGTTTCTATCGTTTTCTAATGAGAGAAAATGAGGCAAAAGAGAATCCTTTTGTGCTAGCGTCACTTCCTAAAAAAGAAACTATGATACCAAGATTTTTATACAAGGAAGAACTTGAAAAACTATTTAAGGTTAGCGATCTAGATACGGAACTTGGACAAAGAAATCAAGCCATTTTAGAATTGCTATATGCTACAGGTATGCGAGTAAGTGAATGCTGTAGTTTGAAATTAAAAGACATAGATTTTCAAATTGGGACTATTTTGGTAACAGGCAAAGGGAATAAGCAGCGGTATATTCCCTTTGGTAGTTATGCAGAAAAAGCTCTTCATACATATATAGAAGATGGCCGAAATAGACTGATAGTAGCTAACAAGCAAATAAATGATGATCTTTTTTTGAATCACCGTGGTACAAGGCTTACAGCAAGGGGCGTCCGTGGTATTTTAGAAAAAATGATCAATGATACTTCGTTGACTAATAAAATCTATCCACATATGTTAAGGCATACCTTTGCTACGCATATGCTTGATAACGGTGCTGATATTCGTAGTGTACAAGAATTACTTGGACATGAGAACTTATCATCTACTCAAATCTATACACATGTAACGAAGGAAAGATTACAAAAAGTATACAATTTACATCATCCTAGAGCATAG
- the trmFO gene encoding FADH(2)-oxidizing methylenetetrahydrofolate--tRNA-(uracil(54)-C(5))-methyltransferase TrmFO produces MKEQFINVIGAGLAGSEAAYQIAKRGIKVHLYEMRPVRQTPAHHTDKFAELVCSNSLRANTLTNAVGVLKEEMRRLDSVIIRSADECAVPAGGALAVDRHEFASRVTEYVKNHPNVTVHNEEMTKIPEGPTVIATGPLTSPELSQQLKELTGEDYFYFYDAAAPIVEKESIDLNKVYLKSRYDKGEAAYLNCPMNEEEFDRFYEALTTSETVPLKEFEKEIFFEGCMPVEVMAKRGKQTLLFGPMKPVGLEDPKTGKIPHAVVQLRQDDSAGTLYNIVGFQTHLKWGPQKEVLQLIPGLENAEIVRYGVMHRNTFINSPKLLEPTYKFKGRNDLFFAGQMTGVEGYVESAASGLVAGINAARHVMEKELVVFPAETAIGSMANYITTTSEKHFQPMNANFGLFPRLEMKIKRKQERYEAYANRALESIMNFVEC; encoded by the coding sequence ATGAAGGAACAATTTATTAATGTAATCGGAGCAGGTTTAGCAGGAAGTGAGGCTGCTTATCAAATTGCAAAAAGAGGAATAAAAGTACACTTATACGAAATGAGACCAGTAAGACAAACTCCTGCACATCATACAGATAAGTTTGCTGAGTTAGTTTGTAGTAATTCACTAAGAGCAAATACATTAACAAACGCTGTAGGTGTTTTGAAAGAAGAAATGAGAAGACTTGATTCGGTTATTATTCGATCTGCTGATGAATGTGCTGTTCCTGCAGGTGGTGCACTTGCTGTCGACCGTCATGAATTTGCAAGTCGTGTTACGGAATATGTAAAAAATCATCCTAATGTAACCGTGCATAACGAAGAAATGACAAAAATACCTGAAGGACCAACTGTTATCGCAACAGGACCTTTAACTTCACCAGAACTTTCACAGCAATTAAAAGAATTGACTGGAGAGGATTATTTTTATTTCTATGATGCAGCTGCTCCAATTGTAGAAAAGGAAAGTATTGATTTAAATAAAGTATATTTAAAATCGAGATACGATAAAGGCGAAGCGGCTTATTTAAACTGTCCAATGAATGAAGAAGAATTCGATCGCTTTTATGAAGCATTAACAACTTCAGAAACAGTACCTTTAAAAGAGTTTGAAAAGGAAATATTCTTTGAAGGATGTATGCCAGTTGAAGTAATGGCTAAACGTGGAAAACAGACGTTACTGTTTGGTCCAATGAAACCAGTAGGGTTAGAAGACCCAAAAACAGGAAAGATACCACACGCAGTCGTACAGCTACGTCAAGATGACAGTGCTGGAACTTTATATAATATTGTTGGGTTCCAAACACATTTAAAATGGGGTCCTCAAAAAGAGGTACTACAGTTAATTCCAGGTCTTGAAAATGCTGAAATTGTACGTTATGGAGTAATGCATCGAAATACGTTTATTAATTCACCTAAACTATTAGAACCAACTTATAAATTTAAAGGACGTAATGATTTATTTTTCGCTGGCCAAATGACTGGAGTAGAAGGTTATGTAGAATCAGCAGCATCTGGTTTAGTAGCTGGAATTAACGCAGCTAGACATGTAATGGAAAAAGAATTAGTAGTATTCCCAGCAGAAACTGCAATCGGAAGTATGGCAAATTATATTACGACTACTAGCGAGAAACATTTCCAGCCAATGAATGCAAATTTCGGACTATTCCCAAGACTTGAAATGAAAATTAAGCGAAAACAAGAACGCTACGAAGCTTATGCAAATAGAGCATTAGAATCAATTATGAATTTTGTAGAATGTTAA
- the topA gene encoding type I DNA topoisomerase, whose product MAENLVIVESPSKAKTIEKYLGKKFKVIASMGHVRDLPKSQMGIEIENDYNPKYITIRGKGPVLKDLRSAAKKAKKIYLAADPDREGEAIAWHIANTLNIDTSSDCRVVFNEITKDAIKESFKKPRPINMNLVDAQQARRVLDRLVGYNISPLLWKKVKKGLSAGRVQSVALRLIIEREKEIEIFQPEEYWTIKSKGITKKEAFDTFFYGVNGKKLELGSEAEVEKVLSQIKGDSFEVQSVTRKERKRNPATAFTTSLLQQEAARKLNMRAKKTMMIAQQLYEGISLGSGGQVGLITYMRTDSTRISDVATEEAKSYIVETYGADFVATNKKNEKKSDKVQDAHEAIRPTSTLRSPDTIKAHVSRDQYRLYKLIWERFVASQMSSAVLDTVKVDLTNNNVIFRANGSVVKFPGFMKVYIESNDDGTEEKDRLLPPLAEGEKVKMEDILPEQHFTQPPPRYTEARLVKTLEEVGIGRPSTYVPTLETIQKRGYVSLDNKRFVPTELGQIVFDLVVEFFPEVINIEFTVQMEGDLDKIEDGNVNWIQIIDQFYKGFEKHLEIAEKEMQKVEIRDEPAGEDCEQCGSPMVFKMGRYGKFMACSNFPDCRNTKAIVKDIGVKCPTCKDGNIIERKSKKNRIFYGCTNYPECEFLSWDKPIGRPCPKCDNLLVEKKMKKGIQVQCVSCDYKEDQQV is encoded by the coding sequence ATGGCAGAAAATTTAGTGATAGTGGAGTCCCCTTCAAAGGCTAAAACAATTGAAAAGTACTTAGGTAAAAAATTTAAAGTAATTGCATCGATGGGACATGTTCGAGATTTACCTAAGAGCCAGATGGGGATTGAAATAGAAAACGATTACAACCCAAAATACATAACAATTCGTGGAAAAGGGCCAGTTTTAAAGGATTTAAGATCAGCTGCCAAAAAAGCAAAGAAAATATATCTAGCGGCCGATCCAGATCGTGAAGGAGAAGCAATTGCCTGGCACATTGCTAATACACTTAATATCGATACAAGTTCAGATTGTCGTGTAGTGTTTAATGAAATTACAAAAGATGCTATTAAAGAATCTTTTAAAAAACCTAGACCAATTAATATGAATTTAGTAGACGCACAACAAGCTCGACGCGTATTAGATCGTTTAGTAGGATATAACATTAGTCCATTACTATGGAAGAAAGTAAAAAAAGGTTTAAGTGCAGGTCGAGTTCAATCCGTCGCATTAAGACTGATTATTGAACGAGAAAAAGAAATTGAAATTTTCCAACCTGAAGAATATTGGACAATTAAGAGTAAGGGGATTACAAAGAAAGAAGCATTTGATACATTTTTTTACGGTGTTAATGGAAAAAAATTAGAATTAGGCTCAGAAGCTGAAGTAGAAAAAGTTTTATCACAAATAAAAGGTGATAGCTTCGAAGTTCAAAGTGTCACTAGAAAAGAACGTAAGCGTAATCCAGCTACTGCATTTACTACTTCTTTACTTCAACAAGAAGCGGCTAGGAAATTGAATATGCGCGCTAAGAAAACGATGATGATTGCCCAGCAATTATATGAAGGAATCTCTTTAGGTAGTGGAGGGCAAGTCGGACTAATCACTTACATGAGAACTGACTCGACACGTATTTCAGATGTTGCAACTGAAGAAGCAAAATCTTATATTGTTGAAACATACGGCGCTGATTTTGTTGCTACAAATAAAAAAAATGAAAAAAAATCAGATAAAGTACAAGATGCACACGAAGCAATTAGGCCAACATCTACATTGCGTTCACCAGATACGATTAAAGCACATGTAAGCCGAGATCAATATCGACTATATAAATTAATATGGGAACGATTTGTTGCTAGTCAGATGTCATCAGCAGTGCTTGATACGGTTAAAGTTGATCTAACTAATAATAATGTAATATTTAGAGCAAATGGTTCTGTCGTTAAATTTCCCGGCTTCATGAAGGTTTATATTGAAAGTAATGATGATGGTACTGAGGAAAAAGATCGCTTACTTCCACCACTAGCTGAAGGTGAAAAGGTTAAAATGGAAGATATTTTACCTGAACAACATTTTACACAGCCACCTCCACGTTATACAGAGGCAAGGCTAGTAAAAACGCTTGAAGAGGTCGGAATTGGTCGACCATCAACTTACGTACCAACATTAGAAACTATTCAAAAGCGTGGATATGTTTCTTTAGATAATAAACGATTTGTACCAACTGAACTTGGTCAAATAGTGTTTGATTTAGTCGTTGAATTTTTCCCAGAAGTCATTAATATTGAATTTACAGTTCAAATGGAAGGTGACCTTGATAAAATTGAAGACGGCAATGTGAATTGGATTCAAATCATTGATCAATTTTATAAAGGTTTTGAAAAACACTTAGAAATAGCAGAAAAAGAAATGCAAAAAGTTGAAATCAGAGATGAACCTGCTGGTGAAGATTGCGAACAATGTGGAAGCCCTATGGTATTTAAAATGGGTCGATACGGTAAGTTTATGGCATGTTCAAACTTCCCAGATTGTCGTAATACAAAAGCAATCGTAAAAGATATTGGCGTTAAATGCCCTACATGTAAAGACGGCAATATTATTGAACGTAAATCGAAAAAGAATCGAATTTTCTATGGATGCACGAATTATCCTGAATGTGAATTCTTATCATGGGATAAGCCAATCGGAAGACCTTGTCCGAAATGTGACAACTTATTAGTTGAAAAGAAAATGAAAAAAGGAATTCAAGTTCAATGTGTATCTTGTGATTACAAAGAGGATCAACAAGTGTGA
- the dprA gene encoding DNA-protecting protein DprA — protein sequence MGKKIRLIHLHHFLFENYQAIKKILHYDPNLENLYHYSPSIFQTTFQMSSKAAEKLYNQLHSSSILDILKENYKKNIKIITIYDDLYPDLLKEICDPPFVLYLIGNQNILHKKFMISIIGARKPSLFANIICHSLIKDLMKENCVIVSGMAAGCDSIAHKSTIFHNGTTVAVVGCGLDYIYPKENRNLFDEIASKHLIISEYPYYIKPEKRYFPRRNRIIAGLSKGLIVLEANEKSGTMITANFAIQYNREVFAVPGPIIMEEYKGNHRLIQDGAKLITCTNDILEEFKEYTKK from the coding sequence ATGGGAAAGAAAATTCGACTGATTCATTTGCATCACTTTTTATTTGAAAATTATCAAGCGATCAAGAAAATTCTTCACTATGATCCAAACTTGGAAAACCTCTATCATTATTCACCTTCAATATTTCAAACTACTTTTCAAATGTCTTCAAAAGCTGCGGAAAAATTATATAATCAACTTCATTCATCTTCCATTCTTGATATTTTAAAAGAAAACTATAAAAAAAATATTAAAATTATTACAATTTATGATGATTTGTATCCCGATTTGCTAAAAGAAATTTGTGACCCTCCATTTGTTTTATATTTAATAGGTAATCAAAATATCTTACATAAAAAATTTATGATCAGTATAATAGGTGCTAGAAAACCATCATTATTTGCAAATATAATTTGTCATTCATTAATAAAAGACTTAATGAAAGAAAATTGTGTAATTGTAAGTGGAATGGCAGCTGGATGCGATTCTATTGCGCATAAATCAACTATTTTCCATAATGGAACGACGGTTGCAGTTGTAGGATGTGGGTTAGACTATATTTATCCGAAAGAAAATCGTAACTTATTTGATGAAATAGCTAGTAAGCATTTAATTATTAGTGAATATCCCTATTATATTAAACCAGAAAAAAGGTATTTTCCTAGAAGAAATAGAATTATTGCAGGATTATCAAAAGGTTTAATCGTATTAGAGGCAAATGAGAAAAGTGGCACGATGATCACAGCAAATTTTGCAATTCAATATAATCGAGAGGTATTTGCTGTGCCAGGTCCGATTATAATGGAAGAATATAAAGGAAATCATCGTTTAATTCAGGATGGAGCGAAGTTAATTACTTGTACAAATGATATTTTAGAGGAATTTAAGGAATATACTAAAAAATAA